The following are encoded together in the Pungitius pungitius chromosome 7, fPunPun2.1, whole genome shotgun sequence genome:
- the mcoln2 gene encoding mucolipin-2 isoform X1 — translation MELLVRYLERSNSISTELTHDIIKEDNLRDDLRYYFMSPCEKYRARRHLPWKLGVQILKIIMITTQLILFGLSNQLVVAYKEENMMALKNLFLKDYSGVDEDDYCVAVYTQQSVYDSLFYVMDQYSQLGRLSVGSLSYGEDEDGNLLPLIVCKEYYRRGSEDPSGDSYDIDAELETDCMSHDPKTANQWKTQNSSFFDLDFYRLVDVKLTFPLKGINLQTVRYRELPDCYSFHITITFDNQCHSGKVKLFLDIDVESSACQDWKISGTAEKNTHYLLLFDGFVIIICLASAVLCTRSIVLAVRLLQRFSRFFRENYNRKVCEDDQNEFLNGWYVLVIVSDLLAIIGSILKVEIQAKSLTSYDVCSIFLGTSTLMVWVGVIRYLGYFQKYNVLILTMKAAFPKVLRFCCCAGMIYLGYTFCGWIVLGPYHEKFEGLSRVAECLFSLLNGDDMFTTFAQLKDKNTLVWLFSRAYLYSFISLFIYMVLSLFIALITDAYETIKRFQKDGFPPTDLQKFLREQKDFPVAEESSQTDIRIRSSLLCCCPKTRIREEEEEEEEDVAENMTSHV, via the exons ATGGAATTATTGGTCCGGTATCTGGAACGGAGCAATTCAATTAG CACTGAGTTAACTCACGATATTATCAAAGAGGACAACTTGAGAGATGACCTAAGGTATTACTTCATGAGCCCGTGTGAGAAGTACCGAGCCCGACGACACTTACCCTGGAAACTTGGGGTGCAGATTCTGAAAATCATCATGATCACAACACAG CTCATCCTGTTCGGCCTCAGCAACCAGCTGGTGGTGGCCTACAAGGAGGAGAACATGATGGCGCTCAAAAACCTTTTCCTGAAGGACTACTCCGGCGTGGATGAGGACGACTACTGTGTCGCGGTCTACACCCAACAAAGTGTCTACGACAGTCTGTTCTACGTCATGGATCAG TACAGCCAGTTGGGCCGGCTTTCTGTGGGCTCGCTCAGTTacggggaggacgaggacggcaATCTGCTGCCTCTCATCGTCTGCAAAGAATATTACCGGAGGGGCAGCGAGGACCCCTCAGGTGACTCATATGATATAGATGCCGAGCTGGAGACAG ATTGTATGTCACATGATCCAAAGACTGCAAATCAATGGAAAACACAGAACTCCTCCTTTTTTGATTTGGACTTTTACAG GCTTGTTGACGTAAAACTAACCTTCCCGTTGAAAGGCATCAACCTACAGACGGTGCGTTACCGGGAGTTACCTGACTGCTACTCCTTCCACATTACG ATAACATTTGACAACCAGTGTCACAGTGGGAAGGTAAAACTATTCCTGGACATTGACGTAGAGAGCAGCGCATGTCAAGACTGGAAGATATCCGGGACGG CTGAGAAGAACACGCACTATTTGCTGTTGTTTGACGGCTTCGTCATTATTATCTGCCTCGCATCAGCTGTGCTGTGCACCCGCTCCATCGTACTGGCTGTCCGCTTACTTCAG aGATTCTCCAGATTCTTCCGCGAAAATTACAATCGTAAAGTTTGTGAGGATGACCAGAATGAGTTTTTGAATGGCTGGTATGTGCTGGTAATTGTCAGCGACCTCTTAGCCATTATCGGATCAATACTGAAggtggaaatacaagcaaag AGTCTCACCAGTTATGATGTGTGCAGTATATTTCTGGGGACGTCTACTTTAATGGTGTGGGTCGGCGTGATAAGGTACCTGGGATACTTCCAGAAATACAAT gTATTGATTTTAACCATGAAAGCAGCCTTCCCAAAGGTCCTGCGTTTTTGCTGCTGTGCCGGCATGATCTACCTCGGCTACACCTTCTGTGGGTGGATTGTACTGGGACCATACCATGAGAAG TTCGAGGGCCTGAGTCGCGTGGCGGAGTGCCTTTTCTCCCTGTTGAACGGCGACGACATGTTCACAACCTTCGCCCAGCTGAAGGACAAAAACACGTTGGTGTGGCTCTTCAGCCGGGCCTACCTCTACTCCTTCATCTCGCTCTTCATCTACATGGTGCTGTCGCTCTTCATCGCCCTCATCACTGACGCCTATGAGACCATTAAG AGGTTCCAAAAAGATGGATTCCCACCGACCGACCTGCAGAAGTTCCTGAGAGAGCAGAAGGATTTTCCCGTTGCAGAGGAGAGCAGTCAGACCGATATTCGCATCAGATCCTCTCTGTTGTGCTGCTGCCCAAA GACACggatcagggaggaggaggaggaggaggaggaggatgttgcTGAAAACATGACGTCACACGTCTGA
- the mcoln2 gene encoding mucolipin-2 isoform X2 produces the protein MELLVRYLERSNSISTELTHDIIKEDNLRDDLRYYFMSPCEKYRARRHLPWKLGVQILKIIMITTQLILFGLSNQLVVAYKEENMMALKNLFLKDYSGVDEDDYCVAVYTQQSVYDSLFYVMDQYSQLGRLSVGSLSYGEDEDGNLLPLIVCKEYYRRGSEDPSGDSYDIDAELETDCMSHDPKTANQWKTQNSSFFDLDFYRLVDVKLTFPLKGINLQTVRYRELPDCYSFHITITFDNQCHSGKVKLFLDIDVESSACQDWKISGTAEKNTHYLLLFDGFVIIICLASAVLCTRSIVLAVRLLQRFSRFFRENYNRKVCEDDQNEFLNGWYVLVIVSDLLAIIGSILKVEIQAKSLTSYDVCSIFLGTSTLMVWVGVIRYLGYFQKYNVLILTMKAAFPKVLRFCCCAGMIYLGYTFCGWIVLGPYHEKFEGLSRVAECLFSLLNGDDMFTTFAQLKDKNTLVWLFSRAYLYSFISLFIYMVLSLFIALITDAYETIKRFQKDGFPPTDLQKFLREQKDFPVAEESSQTDIRIRSSLLCCCPKVPESDDVVLIS, from the exons ATGGAATTATTGGTCCGGTATCTGGAACGGAGCAATTCAATTAG CACTGAGTTAACTCACGATATTATCAAAGAGGACAACTTGAGAGATGACCTAAGGTATTACTTCATGAGCCCGTGTGAGAAGTACCGAGCCCGACGACACTTACCCTGGAAACTTGGGGTGCAGATTCTGAAAATCATCATGATCACAACACAG CTCATCCTGTTCGGCCTCAGCAACCAGCTGGTGGTGGCCTACAAGGAGGAGAACATGATGGCGCTCAAAAACCTTTTCCTGAAGGACTACTCCGGCGTGGATGAGGACGACTACTGTGTCGCGGTCTACACCCAACAAAGTGTCTACGACAGTCTGTTCTACGTCATGGATCAG TACAGCCAGTTGGGCCGGCTTTCTGTGGGCTCGCTCAGTTacggggaggacgaggacggcaATCTGCTGCCTCTCATCGTCTGCAAAGAATATTACCGGAGGGGCAGCGAGGACCCCTCAGGTGACTCATATGATATAGATGCCGAGCTGGAGACAG ATTGTATGTCACATGATCCAAAGACTGCAAATCAATGGAAAACACAGAACTCCTCCTTTTTTGATTTGGACTTTTACAG GCTTGTTGACGTAAAACTAACCTTCCCGTTGAAAGGCATCAACCTACAGACGGTGCGTTACCGGGAGTTACCTGACTGCTACTCCTTCCACATTACG ATAACATTTGACAACCAGTGTCACAGTGGGAAGGTAAAACTATTCCTGGACATTGACGTAGAGAGCAGCGCATGTCAAGACTGGAAGATATCCGGGACGG CTGAGAAGAACACGCACTATTTGCTGTTGTTTGACGGCTTCGTCATTATTATCTGCCTCGCATCAGCTGTGCTGTGCACCCGCTCCATCGTACTGGCTGTCCGCTTACTTCAG aGATTCTCCAGATTCTTCCGCGAAAATTACAATCGTAAAGTTTGTGAGGATGACCAGAATGAGTTTTTGAATGGCTGGTATGTGCTGGTAATTGTCAGCGACCTCTTAGCCATTATCGGATCAATACTGAAggtggaaatacaagcaaag AGTCTCACCAGTTATGATGTGTGCAGTATATTTCTGGGGACGTCTACTTTAATGGTGTGGGTCGGCGTGATAAGGTACCTGGGATACTTCCAGAAATACAAT gTATTGATTTTAACCATGAAAGCAGCCTTCCCAAAGGTCCTGCGTTTTTGCTGCTGTGCCGGCATGATCTACCTCGGCTACACCTTCTGTGGGTGGATTGTACTGGGACCATACCATGAGAAG TTCGAGGGCCTGAGTCGCGTGGCGGAGTGCCTTTTCTCCCTGTTGAACGGCGACGACATGTTCACAACCTTCGCCCAGCTGAAGGACAAAAACACGTTGGTGTGGCTCTTCAGCCGGGCCTACCTCTACTCCTTCATCTCGCTCTTCATCTACATGGTGCTGTCGCTCTTCATCGCCCTCATCACTGACGCCTATGAGACCATTAAG AGGTTCCAAAAAGATGGATTCCCACCGACCGACCTGCAGAAGTTCCTGAGAGAGCAGAAGGATTTTCCCGTTGCAGAGGAGAGCAGTCAGACCGATATTCGCATCAGATCCTCTCTGTTGTGCTGCTGCCCAAA AGTTCCAGAAAGTGACGATGTTGTACTGATCAGCTGA
- the clcc1 gene encoding chloride channel CLIC-like protein 1: MHLAGMLLVFLVFSLSLATTGHAEEEDDDWIDPHDMLNYDATTQTMKKTIEAANYDNVPTKRREHTPDSNQAELSRCRSQVVALQRQIEELKKEIKLISQQPTCNPVFKRFLTRLRKEIQRLGLPSDPFDVFYDAKIRVTTQGMAEIKSLLDGEDSWRTGALDNAISQILVDLKPHDYETWKWRFEDTFGLELDTLLKVGLVVLIIVAIVCTELWSTVSWFMQLSRLFYASFFISIIWNWLYLYKIAFADHQSNMAKMDGVYEKCTGVKKIDWSDSLKEWLRSSLTLQDDPCKKYHELLLVNPILLVPPTKAIAVTFTTMITEPMKHIGQGISEFLVALLKDLPFTLQIPVLFTIVLAIVACMYGGVQAAFQHGIAAPFRRPRGDPPPPQLERPQPGVQEVLAGDNLAGGDAPLQAPMHQAVEGRLHRNQVRQRQPDRRNEEMGVESLGTAPSSGYETDGEQREAEPNLSAGLNSENLPEPKGESASDVETIISERKATISDSLPSKSKPLKGIELLSNKVVKDSAAPQPAGSPHPSADVQDLYSAEDSTSCVSLPPVETVGVPVQETLPVIAASASVNAGNET; this comes from the exons ATGCACCTAGCCGGGATGCTCCTCGTTTTTCTGGTGTTCAGCCTGTCTCTGGCTACCACGGGacatgcagaggaggaggacgacgactgGATAGACCCTCACGATATGCTCAACTACGACGCAACCACCCAGACCATGAAGAAGACCATCGAG GCAGCCAACTACGACAACGTCCCGACAAAGAGAAGAGAACATACTCCGGACTCCAACCAAGCGGAACTGTCGAGATGTCGGTCTCAAGTTGTGGCTCTACAGAGACAG ATTGAAGAACTTAAGAAGGAAATCAAGCTCATCTCACAGCAGCCTACCTGCAATCCAGTGTTCAAACGATTTCTTACCAGACTCcgtaaagaaatacaaagactTGGTTTG CCCAGTGACCCCTTTGATGTCTTCTATGATGCTAAAATCAGAGTCACCACACAAGGCATGGCAGAGATTAAGTCACTGCTGGATGGGGAAGACAGTTGGAGAACAGGGGCTCTCGACAATGCAATCAGCCAGATACTCGTCGATCTCAAACCACATGACTACGAGACCTGGAAGTGGCGCTTTGAAGACACTTTTGGCTTGGAGCTTGACACACTATTAAAA GTGGGACTGGTTGTTCTGATTATAGTGGCCATTGTCTGCACCGAGCTGTGGTCAACAGTGTCCTGGTTCATGCAGCTCAGCAGACTGTTTTATGCTTCTTTCTTCATCAGTATTATCTGGAACTGGCTATATCTGTATAAG attgCCTTTGCTGACCACCAAAGCAACATGGCAAAGATGGATGGTGTTTATGAAAAATGCACTGGAGTGAAGAAAATTGATTGGAGTGATAGCTTGAAAG AGTGGTTGAGAAGCAGCTTGACTCTTCAAGATGACCCTTGTAAGAAATATCATGAACTCCTCTTGGTCAACCCCATTCTGCTGGTTCCTCCAACCAAG GCGATCGCAGTTACCTTCACAACCATGATCACAGAGCCGATGAAGCACATTGGACAGGGGATCAGTGAGTTTCTGGTTGCACTCCTCAAAGATCTACCATTTACCCTGCAGATTCCAGTTCTCTTCACCATCGTGCTTGCTATTGTG GCATGCATGTATGGAGGTGTGCAGGCGGCCTTTCAGCATGGCATCGCTGCACCTTTTCGTCGCCCCCGAGGCGACCCACCTCCTCCACAGCTGGAGCGACCGCAGCCCGGGGTCCAGGAGGTGCTGGCCGGGGACAACTTAGCAGGAGGGGACGCACCGCTGCAAGCCCCAATGCATCAAGCAGTTGAAGGCCGGCTGCACAGGAACCAGGTCCGTCAGAGGCAGCCGGACAGACGGAATGAAGAGATGGGTGTGGAGTCGCTAGGCACAGCCCCTTCCAGTGGGTACGAGACGGATGGCGAGCAGCGGGAGGCGGAGCCGAATCTCTCCGCTGGGTTAAATTCAGAAAACCTCCCTGAGCCAAAAGGGGAAAGTGCTAGCGATGTTGAAACAATTATATCCGAAAGGAAAGCAACTATATCGGACTCATTGCCTTCAAAGAGTAAACCGCTGAAAGGGATTgaattgctttcaaataaagTTGTCAAAGACAGTGCAGCGCCTCAGCCAGCAGGAAGTCCACATCCATCAGCTGATGTTCAG GATCTATACTCGGCTGAAGACAGCACCTCTTGTGTCTCACTGCCACCTGTTGAAACTGTTGGAGTTCCTGTTCAGGAAACATTGCCGGTGATTGCAGCTTCAGCATCAGTCAATGCTGGGAATGAAACGTGA